The Mucilaginibacter rubeus genomic interval GTATTGTCTTATTCTTTCGTTTGCCTGATACTGGGTTTGAGAAAAAATTTCTGTAAGCTGACTGATCTTTACAGGCTTAAAAATATAGTCGGCAACTTCCGGAATACTTTTAGCCCGGTGGATATCGTTGAGATCAAGAGAGGGGCTCACGATATATACAGTAATGTTTTTCCCTAATTGTGGCTTTAATTTCGCAAATTCATTCATAAACTCCCATCCATCCATTACGGGCATATTAATGTCCAGTAATATCAAATCCGGCAATTGTTGATCTTCGTTTGCATTTTTTAGTGCGTTAATGCCCTCTTGTCCGTTAATAAAGTGACTTAAATTGGTATTCACCCCCTTTATGCCTATCAGTTTTTTCAGGCCGTAAACATAAATGCTGTCATCGTCCACAATCCAGGTGTTTGTGGAATTTCGCTCTTCAATCATCTCTCCGTATTTGTAAATTATACCAACCTGATAGTAAATTTTGTGCCAGCATTTACAGTGCTGTCAACTTTAATGCTACCGCCTAACGCTTCAACCTGGTTGCGGGTTATAAACAAGCCAATTCCCTTGGCGTCACTGTTGTTATGGAATGTTTTATACATTCCGAAGAGCTTGTCGCCATACCGTTCAAGATCGATACCCAGGCCGTTATCTTCAAAAATGAGATATATGTGGTTTCCTTCGGCCAGCGTGTAACATTTTATGATGGGTTGCCTTTCCGGGCTGCTATATT includes:
- a CDS encoding two-component system response regulator — protein: MIEERNSTNTWIVDDDSIYVYGLKKLIGIKGVNTNLSHFINGQEGINALKNANEDQQLPDLILLDINMPVMDGWEFMNEFAKLKPQLGKNITVYIVSPSLDLNDIHRAKSIPEVADYIFKPVKISQLTEIFSQTQYQANERIRQYGT